A window of the Equus asinus isolate D_3611 breed Donkey chromosome 20, EquAss-T2T_v2, whole genome shotgun sequence genome harbors these coding sequences:
- the NDUFC2 gene encoding NADH dehydrogenase [ubiquinone] 1 subunit C2: protein MMSGRPGRAPLRFLPDEARSLPPPKLTDPRLVYVGFLGYCSGLIDNAIRRRPVVAAGLHRQLLYVTSFVFIGYYLLKRQDYMYALRDRDMFSYVKSHPEDFPEKDKKTYREILEEFHPVR, encoded by the exons ATGATGAGCGGACGGCCGGGCCGGGCGCCCTTAAGGTTCCTGCCGGATGAGGCCCGGAGCCTGCCCCCGCCCAAACTGACCGACCCGCGGCTCGTCTACGTCGGCTTCTTGGGCTACTGCTCCGGCCTGATCGATAACGCGATCCGGCGGAGGCCGGTGGTGGCGGCCG GTTTGCATCGCCAGCTTCTATATGTcacttcctttgtttttattggatattatcttttaaaacgTCAAGACTATATGTATGCGTTGAGGGACCGTGATATGTTTTCCTATGTAAAATCACATCCGGAGGATTTTCCTGAAAAAG ataagaaaacttaTCGTGAAATTCTTGAAGAGTTCCATCCAGTGCGTTGA
- the THRSP gene encoding thyroid hormone-inducible hepatic protein, with translation MQVLTQRYPKNCLLTVMDRYSAVVRNMEQVVMIPSLLQDVQLSAHGLQAQPGTPDLYNCFTMLKAIRVDVDHGLLPREEWQAKVAGGKASKAEDEAAETEEAEEERVAGQLDLEAQFHLHFSSLHHVLTHLTLKAEEVTRKYQEMMGEAM, from the coding sequence ATGCAGGTGCTAACCCAGCGCTACCCTAAGAACTGCCTGCTGACCGTCATGGACCGGTACTCGGCCGTGGTGCGCAACATGGAGCAAGTGGTGATGATCCCCAGCCTACTGCAGGACGTGCAGCTGAGTGCACACGGGCTCCAGGCCCAGCCTGGGACCCCTGATCTCTACAACTGCTTCACCATGCTCAAGGCCATCCGTGTGGATGTGGACCATGGGCTGCTGCCCCGGGAGGAGTGGCAGGCCAAGGTGGCAGGTGGCAAAGCCAGTAAGGCTGAGGATGAAGCTGCAGAGACAGAGGAGGCCGAGGAGGAGAGGGTCGCGGGACAGCTGGACCTAGAAGCCCAGTTCCACCTGCACTTCTCCAGTCTTCATCACGTCCTCACCCATCTTACCCTGAAAGCCGAGGAGGTGACAAGGAAATACCAGGAGATGATGGGAGAGGCCATGTAG